One genomic region from Streptomyces venezuelae encodes:
- a CDS encoding APC family permease, producing MSALTTENGVAPVAEEPPDSGARHKLTAVTGLAALSLDAMASVAYGPEAIVLVLAAAGGYGLGFTLPVTLAIAGLLAVLVASYRQVIAAFPDGGGSYAVAKAHLGRRTSLVAAGSLVLDYVLNVAVAVTAGAAALTSAFPELHGDRLWICLAVLVLITGVNLRGIVDSARAFIVPTAVFIGAILVLIVVGLFRDAPVSTAASAGHASVLADNATTVGALLLLKAFASGCSALTGVEAIANAVPSFRTPAARRAMRAEVALGALLGVMLIGLSVLISRFGLQPVEGVTVLAQLADASLGHNAAFYVVQFATMVLLALSANTSFGGLPVLLKLLARDNYLPHVFGLKADRQVHRHGVVWLAVVSAALLVFSGGDTNTLVPLFAIGVFVGFTIAQTGMVLHWNREHGPKRAAKALLNGLGAVLTGVAAVVVTATKFHDGAWLIVIALPALVLAFETVHRAYGRIGERLGVGRIPEPPHRERSLVLVPVSSLTRLTSEALTAAVSLGDEVRAVTVCHPDPEDREATEALERDWTLWNPGVPLVRLPSERRSLGRPITAYVRDLEATEPGTRVTVLVPEAEPEHLWQRALQNQRGAVVAHAVRRDTNAVVCRLRFRC from the coding sequence ATGTCCGCTCTGACCACAGAGAACGGTGTCGCACCCGTCGCCGAGGAACCCCCGGACAGCGGCGCGCGCCACAAGCTGACGGCCGTCACGGGGCTCGCCGCGCTCTCGCTCGACGCGATGGCGTCCGTGGCGTACGGCCCCGAGGCCATCGTCCTGGTCCTCGCGGCAGCCGGCGGATACGGGCTCGGCTTCACGCTCCCGGTCACGCTGGCCATCGCCGGTCTGCTGGCCGTCCTCGTGGCCTCGTACCGGCAGGTCATCGCGGCCTTCCCGGACGGTGGCGGTTCCTACGCCGTCGCCAAGGCACACCTCGGCCGTCGCACGAGCCTGGTCGCGGCGGGGTCCCTCGTCCTCGACTACGTCCTGAACGTCGCCGTGGCCGTGACGGCCGGTGCCGCCGCCCTGACCTCGGCCTTCCCCGAGCTGCACGGGGACCGGCTGTGGATCTGCCTGGCGGTTCTGGTGCTGATCACGGGCGTGAACCTGCGAGGGATCGTCGACTCGGCCCGCGCCTTCATCGTCCCGACCGCCGTCTTCATCGGCGCGATCCTGGTCCTGATCGTCGTCGGCCTGTTCCGCGACGCCCCCGTCTCGACGGCCGCGTCCGCCGGCCATGCCTCCGTCCTCGCCGACAACGCCACCACCGTGGGCGCTCTGCTCCTGCTGAAGGCGTTCGCCTCGGGCTGCTCGGCGCTCACCGGAGTCGAGGCCATCGCGAACGCCGTGCCGTCCTTCCGTACCCCGGCGGCCCGCCGGGCGATGCGCGCGGAGGTCGCGCTGGGCGCGCTCCTCGGTGTGATGCTGATCGGGCTCTCGGTCCTGATCTCCCGCTTCGGCCTCCAGCCGGTCGAGGGGGTCACCGTCCTCGCCCAGCTCGCCGACGCCTCCCTCGGCCACAACGCGGCCTTCTACGTCGTCCAGTTCGCGACCATGGTGCTGCTCGCCCTGTCGGCGAACACCTCGTTCGGCGGTCTGCCGGTCCTGCTGAAGCTGCTCGCCCGCGACAACTATCTGCCGCACGTCTTCGGCCTGAAGGCCGACCGCCAGGTCCACCGCCACGGCGTCGTCTGGCTCGCCGTCGTCTCCGCCGCGCTGCTCGTCTTCTCCGGCGGCGACACCAACACGCTCGTCCCGCTCTTCGCGATCGGCGTCTTCGTCGGCTTCACCATCGCCCAGACCGGCATGGTCCTGCACTGGAACCGCGAGCACGGCCCCAAGCGGGCCGCGAAGGCCCTGCTCAACGGCCTCGGCGCCGTGCTCACCGGTGTCGCCGCGGTCGTCGTCACCGCCACCAAGTTCCACGACGGCGCCTGGCTGATCGTGATCGCCCTGCCCGCCCTCGTCCTCGCCTTCGAGACCGTGCACCGGGCGTACGGGAGGATCGGCGAGCGCCTCGGCGTCGGCAGGATCCCCGAGCCGCCGCACCGCGAGCGCTCCCTCGTCCTGGTCCCGGTCTCGTCCCTGACCCGCCTCACCAGCGAGGCCCTCACCGCCGCCGTCTCCCTCGGCGACGAGGTCCGCGCGGTCACCGTCTGCCACCCGGACCCGGAGGACCGCGAGGCCACCGAGGCCCTCGAACGCGACTGGACACTGTGGAACCCGGGCGTCCCCCTCGTCAGGCTCCCCTCCGAGCGACGCTCGCTCGGCCGGCCCATCACCGCGTACGTACGTGACCTGGAGGCGACCGAACCGGGCACCCGGGTCACCGTCCTCGTCCCCGAGGCCGAACCCGAGCACCTGTGGCAGCGAGCCCTGCAGAACCAGCGGGGCGCCGTCGTCGCCCACGCCGTCCGCCGCGACACGAACGCCGTCGTCTGCCGCCTCCGCTTCCGCTGCTGA
- a CDS encoding LuxR C-terminal-related transcriptional regulator has product MTGDLERGRTACGVRAWADGYKALELADRVNPLKAEDLELLAMSAFMTGRHEDMVSALERAYGSYLGTARALKAARCAFWAGFDLAYRRETGRATGWFGRAHRLVEAEEIGCVEEGYLLMPAVMMLRAGGDYAGAYATAGRAAEIGERFGDADLLALAMEEQGQALVREGRVEEGLGLLDEAMVAVTSGDLSPAVTGVVYCAVIDACRAVYELRRAQEWTEALTVWCREQPDMVAFSGECLVHRAEIMELHGAWREALAEAERAGERFRQETPQGEAGQSHYRQAEIHRLQGAFAAAEEGYRDASRCGGDPQPGLALLRLAQGNEGTAVAAMHRVIEETVDPLERARLLPACVEIMLAAGDTQAALSACDELGTIAERYRGGVLGVIATAARGTVELAAGEAGSALIALRKAERGWQELDAPYETARIRMLIGRACLALGDDETAALELEAARAVFAHIGAAPDVVRVDAIASGAPAEAAPGHALGSALGLTPREEAVLRLVAAGKRNREIASALVISEHTVARHVQNIFAKLDVSSRTAASAKAHEHHLV; this is encoded by the coding sequence GTGACCGGCGACCTTGAGCGTGGCCGGACCGCCTGTGGAGTACGGGCGTGGGCCGATGGCTACAAGGCTCTGGAACTCGCGGACCGGGTGAATCCGCTGAAGGCGGAGGACCTCGAACTGCTCGCGATGTCCGCCTTCATGACGGGCCGCCATGAGGACATGGTGAGCGCGCTGGAACGGGCGTACGGCTCGTACCTGGGGACCGCCAGGGCACTGAAGGCGGCTCGCTGCGCCTTCTGGGCTGGGTTCGATCTGGCGTACAGACGGGAGACCGGCCGCGCGACCGGATGGTTCGGGCGGGCGCATCGGCTCGTCGAGGCCGAAGAGATCGGGTGCGTCGAGGAGGGCTATCTGCTCATGCCCGCGGTCATGATGCTGCGGGCCGGCGGTGACTACGCCGGCGCCTACGCCACGGCGGGCCGGGCAGCGGAGATCGGGGAACGATTCGGGGACGCGGACCTGCTCGCCCTCGCCATGGAGGAGCAGGGGCAAGCACTGGTGAGGGAAGGACGGGTCGAGGAAGGCCTCGGACTCCTGGACGAGGCCATGGTGGCCGTCACATCGGGTGACCTCTCCCCAGCTGTCACCGGCGTGGTCTACTGCGCCGTGATCGACGCCTGCCGTGCGGTGTACGAGCTGCGCCGCGCGCAGGAGTGGACCGAGGCGCTGACGGTGTGGTGCCGAGAGCAGCCCGACATGGTGGCCTTCAGCGGTGAGTGCCTCGTGCACCGCGCCGAGATCATGGAGCTGCACGGTGCGTGGCGGGAGGCACTGGCTGAAGCGGAACGGGCGGGCGAGCGGTTCCGGCAGGAGACACCCCAGGGGGAAGCCGGTCAGTCGCACTACCGGCAGGCGGAGATCCACCGCCTGCAGGGGGCGTTCGCGGCGGCGGAGGAGGGGTACCGGGACGCCAGCCGATGCGGTGGGGATCCGCAGCCGGGGCTGGCCCTGCTCCGACTGGCCCAAGGGAACGAGGGCACCGCGGTCGCCGCGATGCACCGCGTGATCGAGGAGACCGTCGATCCTCTGGAGCGGGCGAGGCTGCTCCCCGCCTGTGTCGAGATCATGCTGGCAGCGGGAGACACGCAGGCCGCGCTGAGCGCCTGCGACGAGCTCGGGACGATCGCCGAGAGGTACCGGGGCGGGGTACTGGGTGTGATCGCGACGGCCGCCCGCGGCACCGTCGAGCTGGCGGCCGGTGAGGCGGGGTCCGCCCTGATCGCCCTCCGGAAGGCGGAGCGGGGGTGGCAGGAACTCGACGCACCGTACGAGACCGCACGGATACGGATGCTCATCGGCAGGGCCTGTCTGGCCCTGGGCGACGACGAGACGGCAGCCCTCGAACTCGAGGCGGCCCGTGCCGTGTTCGCGCACATCGGTGCCGCACCGGACGTCGTACGGGTCGACGCGATCGCCTCCGGCGCCCCGGCGGAGGCGGCACCCGGGCACGCACTCGGGAGTGCCCTGGGCCTGACACCGCGAGAGGAGGCCGTGCTGCGCCTGGTCGCCGCAGGGAAACGCAACCGGGAGATCGCATCCGCCCTGGTCATCAGCGAACACACCGTCGCCCGGCACGTACAGAACATCTTCGCCAAGCTCGACGTGTCGTCGCGGACCGCCGCGAGCGCCAAGGCACACGAGCACCACCTCGTCTGA
- a CDS encoding sulfite exporter TauE/SafE family protein yields the protein MTTDRALAPLRSTHAAPLVFGVGAAIGVLGGMIGLGGAEFRLPLLIGLFGFAALSAVILNKAMSLVVVLIALPARLAAVPAAEVAARWPVAVNLLAGSLLGAWAGASWAVRMRSATLYKVLAALMVLMAVALVLGHTTTLGTLDLPLWAQVPSGVAAGFGVGVVAAIMGVAGGELLIPTIVLLFGEDIKVAGSLSLLVSLPTMLVAFARYSRDGSFAVLGSNLRFTTVMAVGSIAGAVFGGLLLGVFPDLILIPALAVILLVSAVKLARHG from the coding sequence GTGACCACCGACCGTGCCCTCGCTCCCCTCCGTTCCACGCACGCGGCGCCCTTGGTCTTCGGTGTGGGAGCCGCCATCGGGGTGCTCGGCGGCATGATCGGGCTGGGCGGAGCGGAGTTCCGTCTGCCTCTGCTGATCGGCCTCTTCGGGTTCGCCGCGCTCTCGGCCGTCATCCTGAACAAGGCGATGAGCCTCGTGGTGGTCCTGATCGCCCTGCCCGCCCGCCTCGCTGCCGTCCCCGCCGCCGAGGTCGCCGCACGCTGGCCCGTCGCGGTCAACCTGCTCGCCGGCAGCCTGCTCGGTGCATGGGCCGGGGCGTCCTGGGCCGTACGGATGCGCTCGGCGACCCTCTACAAGGTGCTGGCCGCGCTCATGGTGCTCATGGCGGTCGCTCTCGTCCTCGGTCACACCACCACGCTGGGGACCCTCGACTTGCCGCTGTGGGCACAGGTCCCCTCCGGAGTGGCAGCCGGGTTCGGCGTAGGGGTGGTCGCCGCGATCATGGGTGTCGCCGGAGGAGAACTGCTCATCCCGACGATCGTGCTGCTGTTCGGCGAGGACATCAAAGTCGCCGGCAGCCTGTCCTTGCTGGTCTCCCTGCCGACGATGCTGGTGGCCTTCGCCCGCTACAGCCGCGACGGCAGCTTCGCCGTCCTCGGCTCCAACCTCCGCTTCACCACGGTCATGGCCGTGGGCTCCATCGCCGGTGCCGTCTTCGGCGGCCTGCTGCTGGGGGTCTTCCCCGACCTGATCCTCATCCCCGCCCTCGCGGTGATCCTGCTCGTCTCCGCGGTGAAGCTCGCCCGGCACGGCTGA
- a CDS encoding alpha/beta fold hydrolase — MNDSCTDSDIRERLLAGFPATERRIDLAGIPTAVLEGGDGPPLVLLHGPGEFAATWMRVMPELMETFSVVAPDLPGHGASEMGEGHLKADRVLAWLGELIERTCASRPVLVGHLLGGAIAARFACDHGDRLARLVLVDSYGLGRFRPAPRFALAMVRFMARPTERAQDRLMSACMTDLGRLREQLGERMELLEAYALDRARAPGQKAALRSLMPEFAMNPIPVADLARIAVPTSLICGRQDLQVRLKIAEAAGARHGWPLHVIEDAADDPAFEQPEAFLGALRVEIRTPLAPHVT, encoded by the coding sequence ATGAACGACTCCTGCACCGACAGTGACATCCGCGAGCGGCTCCTCGCCGGCTTCCCCGCCACGGAACGACGCATCGACCTGGCCGGAATACCGACCGCCGTACTGGAAGGCGGTGACGGCCCGCCGCTGGTCCTGCTCCACGGCCCCGGGGAGTTCGCGGCGACCTGGATGCGCGTGATGCCGGAACTGATGGAGACCTTCTCCGTGGTCGCTCCCGACCTGCCCGGCCACGGCGCCTCGGAGATGGGCGAAGGCCACCTCAAGGCCGACCGCGTTCTCGCGTGGCTGGGCGAGCTGATCGAGCGGACCTGTGCGTCGCGGCCCGTCCTGGTCGGGCATCTGCTCGGCGGCGCCATCGCCGCCCGCTTCGCCTGCGACCACGGAGACCGGCTCGCCCGACTGGTCCTGGTCGACTCGTACGGCCTCGGCCGGTTCCGCCCCGCGCCCAGGTTCGCGCTCGCCATGGTCCGTTTCATGGCACGGCCCACGGAACGAGCCCAGGACCGGCTCATGAGCGCCTGTATGACGGACCTGGGCAGGCTGCGCGAACAGCTCGGCGAGCGCATGGAGTTGCTGGAGGCGTACGCGCTCGACCGCGCCCGTGCCCCTGGCCAGAAGGCCGCTCTGCGTAGCCTCATGCCGGAGTTCGCGATGAACCCGATCCCGGTGGCGGACCTGGCACGGATCGCCGTGCCCACGAGCCTGATCTGCGGGAGGCAGGACCTCCAGGTGCGGCTGAAGATCGCCGAGGCCGCAGGCGCCCGCCACGGATGGCCGCTCCACGTGATCGAGGACGCCGCCGACGACCCCGCCTTCGAGCAGCCCGAAGCCTTCCTGGGCGCGCTGCGGGTGGAGATCCGTACCCCGCTCGCCCCGCACGTCACATGA
- a CDS encoding pyridoxal-phosphate dependent enzyme yields MNAEQHSATTAPDLYDRSGRRYSLDDPRWRGEDGSPLAVSALPGLRPEQIDIAERSLWRYHAVLPVPAARRVSLGEGCTPMVPVDWGGRRVYFKLEWFNPTSSFKDRGVSVMMSHLTAHGADRVLEDSSGNGGSAVAAYAAAAGIRAKIIVPAATSAAKILQARAYGAEIELVGGTRDEVSDEAIRQSDQIPYASHNWHPMFLQGTKTIAYEMWESLGFTAPDNVVLVAGAGSNIIGCDLAFGELLDAGQIDRRPRLFVGQPEHWATIADTFNGVDPAGRGERLPTIAEGAAIAQPVRLPEALQAIRRSGGAARAVPEAEIHAAVRALSARGLYAEPTSSVAAATLDHFLATGDIAPDETTVVVLTGAGLKSTEKMAAVFAGNGDGAQESGSTR; encoded by the coding sequence ATGAACGCCGAACAGCACTCAGCCACTACCGCCCCCGACCTCTACGACCGCTCCGGAAGGCGCTACTCCCTGGACGATCCTCGCTGGCGGGGCGAGGACGGCAGCCCACTCGCCGTCAGCGCGCTGCCGGGCCTGCGTCCCGAGCAGATCGACATCGCCGAACGGTCCCTGTGGCGCTACCACGCGGTCCTGCCCGTCCCGGCCGCCAGGCGGGTGAGCCTCGGCGAAGGATGCACGCCGATGGTTCCGGTCGACTGGGGCGGTCGACGTGTCTACTTCAAACTGGAGTGGTTCAACCCGACCTCCAGCTTCAAGGACCGGGGCGTGTCCGTGATGATGTCCCACCTCACGGCGCACGGAGCCGACCGCGTACTCGAGGACAGCTCGGGCAACGGCGGCTCCGCGGTGGCCGCCTACGCCGCCGCGGCCGGCATCCGCGCCAAGATCATCGTTCCCGCCGCCACCTCGGCGGCCAAGATCCTCCAGGCCCGCGCCTACGGAGCCGAGATCGAGCTGGTCGGCGGCACCCGCGACGAGGTCTCCGACGAGGCGATCCGGCAGTCCGACCAGATCCCCTACGCCAGCCACAACTGGCACCCCATGTTCCTCCAGGGCACCAAGACCATCGCCTATGAGATGTGGGAGTCCCTCGGCTTCACCGCGCCCGACAACGTGGTCCTCGTGGCCGGAGCCGGCAGCAACATCATCGGGTGCGACCTGGCGTTCGGCGAACTGCTCGACGCCGGCCAGATCGACAGGCGCCCGCGCCTGTTCGTCGGGCAGCCCGAGCACTGGGCGACCATCGCCGACACGTTCAACGGCGTCGACCCGGCCGGCCGCGGCGAGCGGCTGCCGACGATCGCCGAGGGCGCGGCCATCGCCCAACCGGTCCGGCTGCCTGAGGCGCTGCAGGCCATACGCCGCTCCGGCGGCGCCGCTCGTGCCGTCCCCGAGGCGGAGATCCACGCAGCGGTCCGTGCACTGAGCGCGCGAGGCTTGTACGCCGAACCGACCAGCAGCGTCGCCGCGGCGACCCTCGACCACTTCCTCGCGACCGGAGACATCGCTCCGGACGAGACGACCGTGGTCGTGCTCACCGGTGCGGGGCTGAAGTCCACCGAGAAGATGGCCGCGGTGTTCGCCGGGAACGGTGACGGCGCTCAGGAATCGGGCAGCACTCGATGA